From a region of the Eriocheir sinensis breed Jianghai 21 chromosome 25, ASM2467909v1, whole genome shotgun sequence genome:
- the LOC127003266 gene encoding microtubule-associated serine/threonine-protein kinase 3-like isoform X13, giving the protein MQDRRARQDKTMDLVIWKLKELSLVRRGNRAPGQRKSFIATTSPTLPRCHSPLSQSSPMESPRNMSPLQHFAFAPVKSRDGRRWSVASLPSSGYGTTPGSSNVSSQCSSQERLHQIGGQVGASGGTTGPAAGGANFNIGSPAVDEVRHSHSRHFSSGESNPSIDEDGRRSPMNRPRSRSLSLAWLCISTLDSPIRSPVVDNEIIMMNTLYKERFPKATQQMEERLNTFIEDNRTIEVQGSADIAQDGVAIARFVHHQVIELAKDCLQKSQEKLITSRYFYELSENLEKLLCETKDKSPDAAAHLTSLIKKLLLIVSRPARLLECLEFDPEEFYHLLEQAEGQARTNQGIKTDIPQYIITKLGLNRDPLAELSDDLAADGDAEDSTGSGTSAASGATSRKTSNSEYSPGQSSTHSSSPPSKTTPKEEEYENIKLISNGAYGAVYLVRHKVNKERFAMKKISKHNLMLRNQVEQVFNERDIMSFTDNPFVVSMICSFETKKHLCLVMEYVEGGDCATLLKNMGPLPPDMARFYFAETVLAVEYLHSYGIVHRDLKPDNLLITALGHIKLTDFGLSKMGLMSLATNLYEGYIDKETRQFSDKQVFGTPEYIAPEVILRQGYGKPVDWWAMGVILYEFLIGCVPFFGETPEELFAHTVNDDIEWPSEEEWPVLEDAKDLIMSLLHHAPLDRLGTVGGAMEVKEHIFFLPIDWDSLLRQKAEFVPQLDNEEDTSYFDTRLDRYNHELEEDSEEGGEGGAFPSFSSYSPRYHKITSSHSADVPQLDTSFQTEASSDGGRDNNDTRGSVSRGDSGHSDQSESSRSTLESSTNTPDTENQDLPATPDVTGGKLEGGPVCQSTPESSQTESEDVSPQVQRRRRLHSHSRDSLPRFSISGEEDWLSLFLSSMESSSLRELSPVDERPGSSERLSMPRVNVPPSSPALKHRTRQVIKSASASGLSLMIPTALSFPTDDSSPQPIQSPGGSSTASSRDASPSREISPLVNSLKPPTIIRRGPQGFGFTIRAIRVYFGDSDYYTVHHLVMDVDQRSPAFEAGLRPGDLITHINGEPIQGMFHTHVVTLLMGSTDHVSLRSMPLDQTSIRAGGRKRNPGASKLAKRLPAAKQRRSKKESDKRRKTSLFRKVSNKRVSAEIQQLSTPQSAPVLSPDFVPQFSTTLLAASGSPPMLTNSRSFQSLNRSVSSQDSIPSSPTRCKSPHSPPTARLFSPSVEQVQSPLNSSGSSSPTSSVPNSPAGSSTLHQRPSSLHVVNHKVTNVKSFRSPNRRKSVGHIPLSPLARTPSPSPLPASPTRSPSPLVHHHNHHHHHHYHHHCPGSSNTTQTYSPGSSLTPGPASKKCLGRPKSAEPGSPLLRRALSPDRLHPRSAEGKGAATISPLATPSPPKLTSNPPRLTITSQSPSSYETPSVLRTSAPTMLSQRFSGAVSLPPALSTSPLEEAPEELDSPERQEASRTSFCESPQSGQSNSPLTGTSSEATPGPGKEGRPNTSTQVGGHSSTMEKKASKEQHTEGKEKGRSDSRGRRDTRDLRREDSKRESRRTAQEKRELFKAGKEKEGTS; this is encoded by the exons AAGGAGCTGAGTTTGGTCCGGCGCGGCAACAGGGCCCCGGGCCAGAGGAAGAGCTTCATCGCCACCACCTCCCCGACCCTTCCACGATGCCACTCTCCCCTCAGCCAGA GCAGCCCCATGGAGTCCCCACGGAACATGTCGCCACTGCAGCACTTTGCATTTGCCCCTGTCAAGAGCCGCGACGGGAGGCGGTGGTCAGTGGCGTCCCTCCCATCCTCGGGCTACGGCACCACCCCGGGCTCCTCAAATGTCTCT TCCCAGTGTTCAAGTCAGGAGAGGCTGCACCAGATAGGGGGTCAAGTGGGGGCGAGTGGCGGTACCACAGGGCCTGCTGCAGGGGGTGCCAACTTCAACATTGGCTCGCCTGCGGTGGATGAAGTCCGTCACTCCCATTCACGGCACTTTTCATCTGGTGAGAGCAACCCCTCCATTGACGAGGATGGCCGGAGATCCCCCATGAACCGGCCACGTTCCCGCTCCCTCAG TCTGGCCTGGCTGTGCATCTCAACACTTGA CAGTCCAATCCGTTCACCCGTGGTAGACAACGAGATCATCATGATGAACACCCTGTACAAGGAGCGCTTCCCTAAG GCAACGCAGCAGATGGAGGAACGGCTGAACACCTTCATAGAGGACAACAGGACCATAGAGGTGCAGGGAAGCGCAGACATAGCGCAAGACGGAGTGGCCATTGCACGCTTTGTCCATCACCAGGTCATAGAGTTGGCCAAAGACTGCCTCCAGAAGTCTCAGGAAAAGTTGATCACAAGCAGATACTTCTATGAACTTTCAGAAAACTTGGAAAAGCTGCTGTGTGAG ACAAAGGATAAGTCGCCTGATGCAGCGGCTCACCTCACATCTCTCATCAAGAAGCTGCTGCTCATTGTGTCCAGGCCCGCCCGCCTCTTGGAGTGCCTCGAGTTTGACCCGGAGGAGTTCTATCACCTGTTGGAGCAGGCAGAGGGTCAGGCGAGGACCAACCAGGGCATCAAGACAGACATCCCCCAGTACATCATCACTAAGCTGGGGCTCAACAGGGACCCACTAGCTG AGTTGAGTGATGACCTGGCAGCAGACGGGGATGCTGAGGACAGCACTGGCAGCGGGACGAGTGCTGCTAGTGGCGCCACCTCCCGGAAGACCTCCAACTCAGAGTACTCACCGGGCCAGTCTTCCACACACTCCTCCAGCCCCCCCTCCAAGACCAccccaaaggaggaggagtacgagaacATCAAGTTGATTTCCAATGGAGCATATGGCGCCGTCTACCTCGTCCGCCACAAAGTCAACAAGGAGCGCTTCGCCATGAAGAAGATCAGCAAGCACAACCTAATGCTGCGCAACCAG GTGGAACAGGTGTTTAATGAGCGGGACATCATGAGCTTCACCGACAACCCGTTCGTAGTGTCGATGATCTGCAGCTTTGAGACCAAGAAGCACCTGTGTCTGGTGATGGAGTACGTGGAGGGCGGGGACTGCGCCACGCTCCTCAAGAACATGGGTCCCCTGCCCCCAGACATGGCCAGGTTCTACTTTGCTGAGACTGTGCTGGCAGTTGAATATTTGCACAG TTACGGTATTGTCCACCGTGACCTGAAGCCGGACAACCTCCTGATCACTGCACTCGGCCACATCAAGCTGACGGACTTTGGCCTCAGCAAGATGGGTCTCATGTCTCTTGCCACCAACCTCTACGAAGGTTACATTGACAAGGAGACGCGGCAGTTCTCAGACAAGCAGGTGTTCGGCACCCCGGAATACATTGCTCCAGAGGTTATTTTAAG GCAGGGGTACGGCAAGCCGGTGGATTGGTGGGCAATGGGCGTCATCCTTTACGAGTTCCTGATTGGGTGCGTCCCATTCTTTGGGGAAACCCCAGAGGAACTCTTTGCCCACACTGTGAACGATGACATAGAGTGGCCCAGTGAGGAGGAGTGGCCGGTGCTGGAGGATGCCAAGGACCTGATcatgtcactgctccaccacgcgCCCCTGGATCGCCTTGGCACGGTGGGCGGCGccatggaggtgaaggaacacaTATTTTTCCTCCCCATTGACTGGGACTCTTTGTTGAGGCAGAAAGCAGAGTTTGTACCCCAGCTGGATAATGAAGAGGACACCAGCTACTTTGACA CTCGGTTAGATCGGTACAACCACGAGCTGGAGGAAGACAGtgaagaaggtggagagggaggggcgttcccttccttctcgtcaTACTCTCCAAGGTACCACAAGATCACGTCATCACATTCTGCAGACGTGCCACAGCTAGACACCAGCTTCCAG ACCGAGGCATCGAGTGATGGAGGACGGGACAATAATGACACTCGAGGCTCAGTGTCACGTGGGGACTCTGGACACAGCGACCAATCAGAGTCCTCACGGTCCACCCTCGAATCCTCCACAAACACCCCAGACACCGAGAACCAGGACCTTCCCGCGACCCCTGACGT GACTGGTGGTAAGCTAGAGGGAGGGCCAGTGTGTCAGAGCACCCCAGAGTCCTCACAGACTGAGAGCGAGGATGTGTCTCCCCAAGTCCAGAGAAGAAGACGGCTCCACTCTCACTCTAGAGACTCTCTGCCAAGATTCTCTATATCTGGAGAAGAAGACTGGCTAAG TTTATTCCTTTCAAGCATGGAGAGCAGCAGCCTCCGGGAGCTGTCCCCGGTGGACGAGCGTCCGGGGTCCTCAGAGAGACTGTCAATGCCGCGGGTCAATGTGCCGCCCTCGTCCCCTGCGCTGAAGCACAGGACGAGGCAGGTGATCAAGAGTGCCTCAGCCTCAGGACTCTCTCTCATGATTCCCACAG ctctctccttccctacagaCGACAGCTCTCCACAACCCATCCAGTCCCCGGGTGGCTCCAGCACGGCCTCCTCCAGGGATGCCTCTCCCTCCAGGGAAATTTCTCCTCTCGTCAACTCCCTGAAACCTCCCACCATCATCCGCCGGGGCCCACAAGGCTTCGGCTTCACTATCCGAGCCATCAGGGTCTACTTCGGGGACTCTGACTACTACACTGTTCATCACTTGGTCATG GATGTTGACCAGAGGAGTCCAGCTTTTGAGGCTGGCCTGCGTCCTGGTGACCTAATAACCCACATCAACGGGGAGCCAATCCAGGGCATGTTCCACACCCATGTGGTCACCCTCCTCATGGGCTCCACTGACCACGTGTCCCTCCGCTCCATGCCCCTCGACCAGACCTCCATCAGGGCAG gtggccgaaagagaaatCCGGGAGCTTCCAAGCTGGCCAAGCGACTGCCAGCAGCCAAACAGAGGCGCTCCAAGAAAGAGTCAGACAAGAGACGGAAAACTTCTCTCTTCCGGAAGGTGTCCAACAAGAGGGTGTCCGCGGAAATTCAGCAG CTGAGTACCCCTCAGTCGGCTCCTGTTTTATCTCCTGATTTTGTGCCTCAGTTCTCAACCACTTTG CTTGCCGCCTCAGGGTCACCTCCCATGTTGACAAACAGCCGAAGTTTCCAGTCCCTCAACCGCTCGGTTTCCTCCCAGGACAGCATTCCCAGCTCTCCCACGCGCTGCAAATCGCCCCATTCACCCCCAACGGCCCGGCTCTTCTCACCCTCAGTGGAGCAAGTTCAGTCTCCCCTTAACTCCTCTGGTTCCTCTTCCCCAACATCATCAGTGCCCAACTCCCCAGCAGGGTCCTCCACCCTGCACCAGCGCCCATCATCTCTGCACGTCGTCAACCACAAGGTGACGAATGTAAAGAGCTTTCGCTCCCCGAACAGGCGGAAGTCAGTGGGCcacatccctctctctccactggcACGCACCCCCTCGCCCTCCCCCCTGCCAGCCTCTCCCACACGGTCCCCGTCACCACTggtccatcaccacaaccatcaccaccatcaccactaccaccaccactgccctggGTCCTCCAACACCACACAGACTTATTCACCcggctcctccctcactcccggcCCGGCCTCCAAGAAGTGCCTTGGCCGTCCCAAGAGTGCCGAGCCAGGCTCACCACTGCTGCGCCGCGCCCTCTCCCCCGACCGCCTCCACCCACGGTCTGCTGAGGGCAAGGGTGCAGCCACCATCAGTCCCTTggcaaccccctcccctcccaagctgACCAGCAATCCCCCCAGACTGACTATCACCAGTCAGTCTCCATCAAGCTATGAGACGCCCAGCGTGCTGCGCACCAGTGCCCCGACGATGCTTTCACAGCGCTTTAGTGGTGCAGTCAGCCTCCCGCCAGCACTGTCCACCAGCCCTCTGGAGGAAGCCCCTGAGGAACTGGATTCTCCAGAGCGTCAGGAAGCATCCCGGACAAGTTTTTGTGAGAGCCCCCAGAGCGGGCAGAGTAACTCACCACTTACAGGGACCAGCTCAGAGGCCACTCCCGGGCCTGGCAAGGAGGGCCGACCCAACACTTCTACCCAGGTTGGTGGGCACAGCTCCACCATGGAGAAAAAGGCCAGCAAGGAGCAGCAcacagaggggaaggagaaaggccgGAGTGACAGCCGCGGCCGCAGGGACACGAGGGACCTGCGGCGCGAGGACAGCAAGCGCGAGTCACGCCGCACAGCCCAGGAAAAGAGGGAGTTATTCAAGGCTggcaaggaaaaggagggcaCCTCCTAG